From Streptomyces sp. NBC_01754, a single genomic window includes:
- a CDS encoding mandelate racemase/muconate lactonizing enzyme family protein: protein MRITGISTHVVGTPWRNLTYVQVHTDEGLTGVGETRMLGHTDALVGYLREASVNHVTGSDPFAVEDLVRRMKYGDFGRAGEIVMSGVSVVEMACWDIKGKALGVPVWQLLGGRVTDRVKAYANGWYTTERTPEAYHKAARAVVERGYRALKIDPFGTGHLELGQEETRYAVSLIEAVRDAIGPDTELMLEMHGRFSPATAVRVAREMAPFAPAWLEEPVPPENLKALAKVAEKVDQPIATGERIHDRIEFRELFESQAADIVQPDVGHIGGILEARKLAATAETHYVTVAPHNVGGSVLTAASLQLAGCTPNFKILEHFNDFADADIKKVVKGAPQVDPATGCFPLPEAPGLGVELDVEAAAEFPQQRARFDLWAEGWERRQPK, encoded by the coding sequence GTGCGCATCACCGGAATCAGCACGCATGTCGTGGGCACACCGTGGCGCAACCTCACCTATGTCCAGGTACACACCGACGAGGGCCTCACCGGGGTCGGCGAGACCCGCATGCTCGGGCACACGGACGCACTGGTCGGATACCTCCGGGAGGCCTCGGTCAACCACGTGACGGGGTCGGACCCGTTCGCGGTGGAGGATCTCGTACGCCGCATGAAGTACGGCGACTTCGGGCGGGCCGGGGAGATCGTGATGTCCGGCGTCTCGGTCGTGGAGATGGCCTGCTGGGACATCAAGGGCAAGGCGCTCGGGGTTCCGGTCTGGCAGCTGCTCGGCGGCAGGGTGACCGACCGGGTCAAGGCGTACGCGAACGGCTGGTACACCACCGAGCGCACCCCGGAGGCGTACCACAAGGCGGCCCGGGCGGTCGTGGAGCGCGGCTACCGGGCGCTGAAGATCGACCCGTTCGGCACCGGGCACCTGGAGCTGGGCCAGGAGGAGACCCGGTACGCGGTCTCGCTCATCGAGGCCGTCCGGGACGCGATCGGCCCGGACACGGAGCTGATGCTGGAGATGCACGGGCGGTTCAGCCCGGCGACGGCGGTGCGGGTCGCCCGGGAGATGGCCCCGTTCGCCCCGGCCTGGCTGGAGGAGCCGGTGCCGCCGGAGAACCTCAAGGCGCTGGCGAAGGTCGCGGAGAAGGTGGACCAGCCGATCGCCACCGGTGAGCGCATCCACGACCGGATCGAGTTCCGGGAGCTCTTCGAGTCGCAGGCCGCCGACATCGTCCAGCCGGACGTCGGCCACATCGGCGGCATCCTGGAGGCCCGCAAGCTCGCCGCGACCGCCGAGACCCACTACGTGACGGTCGCCCCGCACAACGTGGGCGGTTCGGTGCTCACCGCGGCGAGTCTGCAACTGGCGGGCTGCACACCCAACTTCAAGATCCTCGAACACTTCAACGACTTCGCGGACGCCGACATCAAGAAGGTCGTCAAGGGCGCCCCGCAGGTCGACCCCGCCACCGGCTGCTTCCCGCTCCCCGAGGCCCCCGGGCTCGGCGTGGAGCTGGACGTGGAGGCGGCGGCCGAATTCCCGCAGCAGCGGGCCCGGTTCGACCTGTGGGCCGAGGGCTGGGAGAGGAGGCAGCCCAAGTGA
- a CDS encoding zinc-dependent alcohol dehydrogenase gives MSALSRSLVVDRPGSHRLVREPAPEPGPGEVRVRVAAAGICMSDRELYDGHRDAAHVRYPVVPGHEWAGTVEAVGAGVDAGLVGRSTVAEGFRACGTCERCRCGETSLCTAGYDETGFTRPGAFADHVVVPARLLHPLADDADLRAAALLEPAAVTAAAVRAGAPEPGERVAVLGAGTLGLLAVQLLTAFSPAGITVIDPRKERVAAALGFGADEALLPEEARQVRGRHDLVVETAGAPSTAAEACLLARRGGRVVLTGMFTPGAVGIDPVHLSLSQLTVRSVFGASSAAWSYAVRAFTAGLLAPAPLITHTFPLERFADAVALVGAGGPETGKVLLRP, from the coding sequence GTGAGCGCGCTTTCCCGCTCGTTGGTCGTGGACCGGCCCGGCAGCCACCGACTGGTCCGGGAACCCGCCCCGGAGCCCGGCCCCGGCGAGGTCCGGGTGCGCGTCGCCGCCGCCGGGATCTGCATGAGCGACCGCGAACTCTACGACGGCCACCGGGACGCGGCCCATGTGCGCTACCCCGTGGTACCCGGCCACGAGTGGGCCGGGACGGTCGAGGCGGTGGGCGCCGGGGTGGACGCGGGGCTCGTCGGACGGAGCACGGTCGCCGAGGGATTCCGGGCCTGCGGGACCTGCGAGCGGTGCCGGTGCGGGGAGACCTCGCTGTGCACGGCGGGGTACGACGAGACGGGCTTCACCCGGCCCGGGGCCTTCGCCGACCACGTGGTGGTCCCGGCCCGGCTGCTGCACCCGCTCGCCGACGACGCCGACCTGCGGGCCGCCGCACTGCTGGAGCCCGCCGCGGTGACCGCCGCCGCCGTCCGCGCCGGGGCGCCCGAGCCCGGTGAACGGGTCGCCGTGCTGGGGGCGGGCACGCTGGGGCTGCTCGCGGTCCAGCTCCTGACCGCCTTCTCACCGGCCGGGATCACCGTGATCGATCCGCGAAAGGAACGGGTCGCGGCGGCACTGGGCTTCGGCGCGGACGAGGCGCTCCTCCCCGAGGAGGCCCGTCAGGTGCGCGGGCGCCACGACCTGGTCGTGGAGACCGCCGGCGCCCCGAGCACCGCGGCCGAGGCGTGCCTGCTGGCGCGGCGGGGCGGACGGGTGGTGCTGACGGGGATGTTCACACCCGGAGCGGTGGGCATCGACCCGGTGCACCTCTCGCTGAGCCAGCTCACGGTGCGCAGCGTCTTCGGGGCGTCCTCGGCGGCCTGGTCGTACGCGGTACGCGCGTTCACCGCCGGACTGCTCGCCCCGGCGCCGCTGATCACCCACACGTTCCCGCTGGAGCGGTTCGCGGACGCCGTGGCCCTGGTGGGGGCCGGGGGCCCGGAGACCGGGAAGGTGCTGCTGCGCCCCTGA